One window from the genome of Streptomyces sp. NBC_00708 encodes:
- a CDS encoding cobalt-precorrin-6A reductase — protein sequence MHVLILGGTTEARRLAELLVARLPAGSRVTSSLAGRVARPKLPPGEVRVGGFGGADGLADWLRSHRVHALIDATHPFAGTITFNAARAAAAAHVPLLMLRRPGWVPGDGDDWHPVGSLAGAADALPALGRRVFLTTGRMGLAAFAGLDGLWFLMRSVDAPEPPYPARMETLLDRGPFTLEGERELIRRHRIDVLVTKDSGGAATAPKLAAAREAGIPVVVVRRPPVPEGGAVAGSPEEALAWLTDQFSG from the coding sequence GTGCACGTACTGATTCTGGGCGGGACGACGGAGGCCCGCCGCCTCGCCGAGCTGCTGGTGGCCCGGCTGCCCGCCGGGAGCAGGGTCACCAGCTCACTGGCCGGCCGGGTGGCCCGGCCGAAGCTCCCGCCGGGGGAGGTCCGGGTCGGGGGCTTCGGCGGAGCCGACGGGCTCGCGGACTGGCTCCGCTCGCACCGGGTGCACGCGCTCATCGACGCCACCCATCCTTTCGCCGGGACGATCACCTTCAACGCGGCCCGCGCCGCTGCCGCCGCCCATGTTCCCCTGCTGATGCTGCGCCGCCCCGGCTGGGTGCCCGGGGACGGCGACGACTGGCACCCGGTCGGCTCCCTGGCCGGGGCGGCCGACGCGCTGCCCGCACTGGGGCGGCGTGTCTTTCTCACCACCGGGCGGATGGGGCTCGCCGCCTTCGCGGGCCTGGACGGCCTGTGGTTCCTGATGCGGTCCGTGGACGCCCCGGAACCGCCGTACCCGGCGCGGATGGAGACCCTGCTCGACCGGGGCCCCTTCACTCTCGAAGGGGAGCGCGAGCTGATCCGCCGGCACCGGATCGACGTCCTCGTCACCAAGGACAGCGGCGGCGCCGCCACCGCCCCCAAGCTGGCCGCCGCCCGCGAGGCCGGCATCCCCGTCGTCGTGGTCCGCCGGCCACCGGTCCCCGAGGGGGGCGCGGTGGCCGGCAGCCCGGAAGAGGCCCTGGCCTGGCTGACGGATCAGTTCTCCGGGTAG